The Geoglobus acetivorans genome window below encodes:
- the cas7i gene encoding type I-B CRISPR-associated protein Cas7/Cst2/DevR: MSKFLVLDVVFYGGSLNYDQGSGNYQELKKVTKWDGKQYTLVSRYALRYSILETAKRMGLWKTADADNLQKAGDGNKTVIQPSTELLLTGKILNYPEFDLFGYLITSTSPQNFREAPVKISHAISMTPFAYDVLFNANIGLANRMREKYGEMTPNPFTSEEHQTFYQYSIVIDVDRIGEIEVYLQKRGEIGLTDEKEKWKVDTVQKSENGIEIKLRTKKGEKVLSQVKECSSDIVELEKVYLLRYRLNDGKVVKDRIIQLIKTILNLKRSIKGREEDLTPKLLIVGIYNKHPYKTFRDKILLKDEYTEESYDEIIEEEQDGKKIVKVKHVISKSKKPVFEIAGLGNAECKELQENDVLDFVEKLFNGDEELSEVKVFYDSGIQVKKA, from the coding sequence ATGAGTAAATTTTTGGTTTTGGATGTGGTATTCTATGGCGGATCTCTGAACTATGATCAGGGAAGCGGAAATTATCAGGAGTTGAAGAAGGTAACCAAGTGGGATGGTAAGCAGTACACATTGGTAAGCAGATATGCTTTGAGATACAGTATTTTGGAGACTGCAAAAAGAATGGGTCTTTGGAAAACTGCGGATGCAGATAATTTACAAAAGGCTGGCGATGGAAATAAAACCGTTATTCAACCGTCAACTGAGCTTCTTCTAACCGGTAAAATACTAAATTATCCAGAGTTCGATCTCTTTGGATATTTGATAACTTCAACGAGTCCTCAGAATTTTAGAGAAGCTCCAGTAAAAATAAGTCATGCAATATCCATGACTCCATTTGCCTATGATGTTTTGTTTAATGCCAACATTGGATTGGCAAATAGAATGCGGGAGAAATACGGTGAAATGACTCCGAATCCTTTTACTTCAGAAGAACATCAGACCTTTTATCAGTACTCTATTGTGATAGATGTAGATAGGATCGGTGAAATTGAGGTATATTTGCAGAAAAGGGGAGAAATAGGTTTAACTGATGAAAAAGAGAAATGGAAAGTGGACACAGTCCAAAAATCAGAAAACGGTATTGAGATCAAATTAAGGACCAAGAAGGGTGAAAAAGTACTATCACAGGTCAAAGAATGTAGTTCAGACATTGTTGAATTAGAAAAGGTGTATCTTTTGAGATATCGCCTTAATGATGGCAAAGTCGTGAAAGACCGGATTATCCAGTTGATCAAAACGATATTGAACTTAAAAAGGAGCATAAAGGGGAGAGAAGAAGATTTGACACCAAAACTACTCATAGTTGGAATTTACAATAAACATCCATACAAAACATTCAGAGACAAGATATTGTTAAAAGATGAGTACACAGAGGAGAGCTATGATGAAATAATTGAGGAAGAGCAGGATGGGAAGAAAATAGTGAAGGTAAAACATGTAATTTCAAAAAGCAAAAAACCAGTATTTGAAATTGCTGGATTGGGCAACGCAGAATGCAAGGAACTCCAAGAAAACGACGTTTTGGATTTTGTTGAAAAGTTGTTCAATGGCGATGAGGAGTTAAGTGAAGTTAAGGTCTTCTATGATTCAGGGATTCAGGTAAAAAAGGCCTGA
- the cas5 gene encoding CRISPR-associated protein Cas5, whose amino-acid sequence MSEKTLYIEIFQPFAQYRNPFTFYYAQSYPLPPKSTLIGMLQNATNDFYGHKFGIENWWSLKTSIHGGFETVFWNYQQMIKGEIAIGDVGLINKHDRNPLGKTWHPLYHSAITAQRTPVYQQELFNGHIHVFLRGNKEILEKIESSLNVPNKVLYLGRSEDVVFVKKAEFVDGVENTAKKSLWLTYPTYIRKEIRHENGERKEFPMKNQKYPVYSIPVCVLFLNDGTPVKNKAEITKKTERKVSFDTVVYTGFDYVVKLSESITYEEFQINGKKFRIISEFGWL is encoded by the coding sequence ATGTCAGAAAAAACGCTTTACATAGAGATATTTCAGCCATTTGCACAATACAGGAATCCATTTACTTTTTATTACGCTCAGAGCTACCCATTGCCACCGAAATCCACTCTTATCGGCATGCTACAAAATGCCACTAATGATTTCTATGGGCATAAGTTTGGCATTGAAAACTGGTGGAGTCTGAAAACCAGCATTCACGGTGGTTTTGAGACTGTATTTTGGAATTATCAACAGATGATAAAGGGGGAAATTGCTATAGGGGATGTTGGACTTATAAATAAGCATGACAGAAATCCCTTGGGCAAAACTTGGCATCCCTTATATCATTCAGCTATAACTGCGCAAAGAACTCCTGTATATCAGCAGGAATTGTTCAATGGACACATTCATGTGTTCCTCAGAGGAAATAAAGAGATTCTTGAAAAAATTGAGAGTTCCCTGAATGTACCTAACAAAGTGCTATATCTTGGAAGAAGCGAGGATGTTGTGTTTGTGAAAAAAGCAGAGTTCGTAGATGGAGTTGAAAATACTGCTAAAAAATCCCTCTGGCTGACCTATCCTACGTACATCCGAAAAGAAATCAGGCATGAGAATGGCGAGAGGAAAGAATTTCCAATGAAGAACCAGAAGTATCCCGTTTATTCAATACCCGTATGTGTTTTATTTCTGAATGATGGCACTCCTGTCAAAAACAAGGCGGAAATAACCAAAAAAACTGAGCGAAAGGTCAGCTTCGACACTGTGGTTTATACTGGATTCGATTATGTGGTAAAACTGAGTGAAAGCATAACCTATGAGGAGTTCCAGATCAATGGGAAGAAGTTCAGAATAATCTCTGAATTCGGGTGGTTGTGA